One genomic region from Oncorhynchus nerka isolate Pitt River unplaced genomic scaffold, Oner_Uvic_2.0 unplaced_scaffold_869, whole genome shotgun sequence encodes:
- the LOC135570972 gene encoding stonustoxin subunit beta-like, which produces MKPGLRKYVCDLTLDLNTVNRRLSLSEENRKVTRRREKQPYPDHPERFKDWEQVLCREGLTGRCYWEVEWSGRGADIGVTYKGINSRGRGDDCWLGYNDKSWSLFCSDNNYIAWHNNKPTTIDVPSSSHRVGVYLDWPAGTLSFYRASSYTLTHLITFTSTFTEPLYPGFWVDDVDSSVSLK; this is translated from the exons atgaaacctggacttagaaaat atgtctgtgatctcacactggacctaaacacagtaaacagacgcctctctctgtctgaggagaacagaaaggtgacacggaggagagagaagcagccgtatcctgatcacccagagagatttaaGGACTGGgaacaggtgctgtgtagagagggtctgactgggcgctgttactgggaggtagagtggagtgggagaggggctgatataggagtgacatataaaggaatcaacAGCAGAGGAAGGGGTGATGACTGCTGGCTTGgatacaatgacaagtcctggagtctgttctgctctgacaacaATTACATTGCCTGGCACAATAATAAAcccactaccatagacgtcccctccagctcccacagagtaggagtgtatctggactggccagccggcactctgtccttctatagagcctcctcttacacactgacccacctgatcacattcacctccacattcactgagcccctctatccagggttttggGTTGATGATGTTGACTCCTCAGTGTCCCTGAAATAa